DNA from Prunus persica cultivar Lovell chromosome G6, Prunus_persica_NCBIv2, whole genome shotgun sequence:
TGAGGACTTACTGACTGAACTGGAATATGGCGAGTGGTGATGATCGGAGTGCTCATTTGTGGTGAAAAAACCACAACTTGGGGTTGGGGGGCCAAATGCACACGTAGAGTTGATAGGTTTTAAGAAATTAGTGGAAAAATAGATATTCGTGTACCAGTGGCAGTAATTATTATCATAATATTCTTTTAAGATCAACTTCACTACTTATAAATTGTTGATTCACTTCCCTAACTTGTGAATCTTCTGTGTTTAGTGAAAAGAAGATTTGTCTGGGTTTATGCATCGGTTCAGTTTGCTCTGGTGGTTCTATTTGCacatatattttattcattGGTAAGAGGCTTTCCTCAACCAGTTATATTTTCCTTTGCCTTGTGTTTAAATGCTTGGATTATGTTGTGGCCTCAGGTTCGTGTGCAAGCAGTTCTTTGTATTCTGCTTGCAACATTTGCCGGGTTGGGTGTTGCAATGAGTGGGAGTTCGATTATTGTCGAGTGCTTGAGATGGAAAAGAAGATGGCAAACTACCTCACAGCAACCGCTTAGCTCTTAAACGTCGACATGACCGGGCCACTTCACCAGTACGGTACCATAAATTCACACAGGATATGCCAATCCTTAAGACCAGCGCGTGCACTGAAGGAGAAAATCCAGTAACTTTTAGTGGGGCTTAAATTGTTATGGCATCAATGGTTAATATCATATAAATATGCTTATAGCTGAGGtgagaattttgatacttCTGTAATATATTCAGGAATTTGATATCCTTCCCACTTTTAATACAAGACTTGAGATTGTATATAGCCTCCAAAGTATTAGCAGTAGCACCAATTAGCAAGTAAAGACGTATTTTGTTATAATGCTGTTGGTCACATTTGCAAACCAAAACTCTCACAGGCTTTGTGTGTGCTTTCGAGATAGAGATAAAATATCTCGACTCACATCTCAACCTCAAGCATGAagattgaacttttttttgggtacaaaCAATTTGGGGAGGGggggtttacacaaatattcattgggtTTTGGGGGTTTCGAACTTCTGCTCACATGGATGGAGGTGGAAGAGCTCAATTAACTTAGTTATACCCACTGACCTACAATAGATTGGATTAAATTCGAGactttctatttaaacctcaCACTTCTATCATGAATTGCGAATGAAGATGTACCCCGGTAATTGAAGAGCTGcccttctctttgttttaGTTCCGACAGCTCTAGAAGAGGGGCTTGGGTTTAATTCGAGGTAGTTGGTAGTTGCGACAAATCTAGATTGAGCCTCTGTTCCTTTTTTGGTGTCTCAAAATGGCATACATAAATGTGTCTGTCATGGCTAAAcagaaaaaggagagagagtgcTTCTATCATCACATCATTAGCAAGAAATGGGCGTTGGAACAAGTCTTCCTTGAATTCTCAGTTAGAGCATCCTCCTTTTCTGCAACAGCGAGAAAGCAAGCTTTAAGGGTGAATTCGCCTTGGCGAACTTTAAAAAGACATAAAATACATCTCGATGAAAATAGTTCCGTCTTAGGTTGTACCTTATATGGGCTAGTCTGTCACTACCAAAGTTATAGTCAAGATTGGGCGGAGGATCAAAGATCCCCATTTTGGGTTCGAACATTGTCTTTTCCATCTTAGGTGGGTACAGAAGCTgctgatgatgaagaaaaacTCTCAATCCTGGTTCGAGGCTATGCTGCTTCTAAGCTCTCCTCACTTTCACGGCAAGAAGGCCATAGCAGCGTTTAGGGCTGCAGGATCTTTAAAGTAGGTTCGACCGCATGCTACAGAGGAAcgacagaagaaaaaaacaaaaaaaaatttaaggccggccggccatactatttttgaaaaaacattTGGAAAAAATCGGGTATAGctataaaaaagagagaacagACGCACAGCCCTTTGGCGCCCACGTGCCAAATAGTACCGGCGTGCGGTTATActggaaaaattaaaaaaactgcGTCTATCCGAGCGGCTGTAttggaaaaattaaaacaactgagtttagccgtgcggctatactatttttaatattaaaaaaaactatttatccgccacgtgtcaaaactagtctattttttaaaaaaaataacaaacacggagtatagccgtgcggctatactattttccaAAATAAGCGCCACGTGttaaaaattagttttttttgaaaaaagtcgTAGTATAgtcgcccggctatactattttaaatacattatattcaaaaggtatagccgtacggttacactatttaataaataaaaaaaataaaaaataaaggactCTCCTAATTGCATTAGTTTGTACTTTATACaaattaatttgctagtttcaacatatccaaagtaaaTATTAATcggccactatataatattgtaatataatttttataacgtatattattcttattcaatagtatgtgagaattatttgtataatacgtgaattttgtgtgtcttaattcaaaatttgtaaaaaaatacgtgtattaaacattagaaatacttatgtacatgtacaatacgactattccacatttctcttttaaaaaacgtgagacgtgtataaatataaaagacTATAGTCACTcatctatactatttattaaagacctttatatatatatatatatatatatatattttttttttcaaaaaggtAAAGCCCGCCGGCTAAactagttttaaaaaaaaacatttgaaaaaaatcgAGGATGGCCGCACAACTATACTATttactatatataaaaataaaaataaagagaacaGACGCACAGCCTTTTGGTGCCCACGTGTAAAATAGTCaggagaaataaaaaaactgtgtctagccgtgcggctgcactggaaaaattttaaaaactgagtTCAGCCGTGCGGCgatacttttttatattaaaaaagaccCCTACCGATTAGCCGCCACATTTCAAAACTTGTCTATAAAAACACGgagtacagccgtgcggctgtattattttttttaaaaaagaggaCCCTCTAGCGCCACGTGttaaaaattagttttttaaaatcgtagtatagccgcccggctatactatttaaatgcattatattcaaaatgtatagccgcacggctatactatttaataaaaaaacttaaagaaaaaaggaccatcctaatttgctagtttcaacatatccaaagtagatattaatcggctactatataatatttttataacatctattattcttattcaatagtatgtaataattttttgtataatacgtgaattttttgtgtcttaatgcaaattttgtaaaaaatacgtgtattaaacattagaaatacttatgtacatgtacaatacgactattccaccttttcttttttaaaaacgtgagacgtgtaaagaacacaaatgtattattgaaaaatacgtatgtatgtgtataatagagtattaaacatgaaagtGCTATATTCTTCATATGGGTAATAActctgaaaaagtaaaaaattaaaagtgaaCAATAAAGACTCGGGTAATGTCCTATAAGTAATGGATAACTactcttttaatttaaatcgTAGACCCCAAGAGCCCCATGCCCCatcttttgattaattaaatacaTTAATTAACTATTGACCCAACTAATTAAGCATTTAACAAATGGTCATACCCACAAGTCACTCAATTGGGCCACTTGCATAGCCAATACAAACTATTCTATTTCCAAGAGCAAGTCTTATAAAGACTTCCAAGGAACTCTAGTGTTCCAATGTGGGAACTCAAACATGTTTGCAATGCCTTACAAAACCTACAAAACTAAATATAGGCTGAGAGATTATTAACAACTTTTTCGATTTTTCATTGTTTCATCTCCCCTTAATATAGGCTGAGAGATTattaacaagaagaagaaaaagtgtgAAAGTTGCATATTAATGATTTCTGAATACATTATCATGCACTTTCGGTTCAGGTTCATCGTCCCAAATTCATTCAACTTAAACGCTGCAGTTTGCCTCATTTACAAAGATGTATAATTGACAAGTAATACAGCGATTCGTGCCCAATATAATATGCAGCACAATTGCATTTTAGCCATGTGAACTCTGTTTTCTAGTTCATTTCTATTCCTTTCATTTCATGTGGTCAGATTCTACATCAAACACTcacattcaatttttttaaacccCTGTGATATTGTTGCCTAAGCTGAAAACCAGCAGATCCCATCTTGGTTGAGAGCATCGCGAGGGACTTCCAAATACACTCCGATATAGGTAAGTATTTCTCGATACATGTCATTTAAGGGtatcaataaattaaaaaggaagTTCACtagaaaaaatagataaatgaaaaagaaagcaaaacacTTCCACAAAGACACTATCCTCAGTTGGATAgaaattcacatattatttATTCTCTTTGATCTGGGAACCTGTTGGAAGTTCGAATGAAATTCAAGAGCTTTTGTCTCACATTGGTAGAAAGTAGGAATAATAAGGTCTTTATAAGTGTGGAAGTCCCACACTTAGTAAATGGAAGTGGGCCAAATGAAAGCAAATTGGGCTTCAAAAACAATTTGggctttgaatatatataaaattatataatatttaatagtAAAAAAAGATGGGCCTTGGGCCTTGGGATTAGTTTAATTAACTGGTTtcgaattaataattttttattaatcagCATTCTACAAGCATTTTCATCTTCTCTGAGAGGAAAACAAACAACGTTCGCCAGAGTCTAAGTCCGAGTGCTAGGGCTTTGAATACAGATAGTTGAATCCTGGGAGGCAGTCACTTGTAGAACTTCAAGCACCGAGAAGGGGTGAAATTATTGTCTTTAGGACATTGCATCAAATCTGCAAGCCTTTATCTCGAATCCAAATCAGTTTCATTtattgtttatatattgcatTCTGTATTACAGTGTGTTataaatactattcatataattgttttaattAGTCACTGATTGTTGTTTTTCCAATAGAACCCAGTGTTCATCATACCAGTTTGTAAGACAATAGCAGCTGCAAGTTAAACCTTGAAAGTAAACATTTTCAGTTGGAACTTTGATGGTTCCCACGGAAGTCAGTCTAAAAGAACAATTACGAAATAAGAACCTCATAAAAGTAGCACACCCTAGAAGTTCTAGGAACACCATACAATTAGTGATAATTCTGTAAGTGATGAAATTACAGGTTGCAATTGGCAGGAGCATGTTGCTGTCTGTCTAAGCTTATTATGTAATGCTCATCCCAAAGTGGGCAGTCACATGTTGCTTTCTTGTTCTTCCATTCAGCTCCGCAAGTATAGCAAAACTGATGTCCACATCTACGAAGACAATGCAGACATGAGACAAACAACAAGGAGTAGTGATACAGAGTATGAAAATGTACCagcgtccaaaaaaaaaagaacaagggTGAAACCTTTTCTTAAATTTACTggtaagtgaaaaaaaaaaaaaaaaaaaagtaaaaccaaAGAAGCAAGCAATGTTATGTAACAGTGGAATCTTATGTACCTTGCTTCTAAGGTGATTCGGTTAAACCTACCTTGCTTTTAATGTGTTTCCTACTTGAggtatacatttttttttttatacaaacgatagtttaaattataagggatGGGGGTTTCTCACAACTTGAGGGGTTCCTACAACtacttttgaatttaaatagGCAATTTAACAGTGTTACAATGTCAGTGTTCTCTCGCCTAGGGTTGACATAAACCAATTGAGAGAAAACTTAACAAATTGCGAATTTTGGGTATGTTATTGGGTTTATTGGAGACTCTATTGAAAGGGTTGAGATGAGTGACTGGGAGAacctttttcctcttctgaTGGCTGAATGGTAACACAAGATCATTTTTCTCCCACAAGAAATCATAGGTACTTCACCCAATCATCTTCTTTTCATAAGTGTCTATTTTAATTGCCATTTTCTTATTCATTCTTCCCTACAAATTTGCTaagtttataaataataataataataataataataagggaCTAAAGCAGAAcagaagaaaccaaaagatTAAACAAATTGAAGTGGGAGGAGAGTAAAGTTCAACCATATGTTTGCACTTAGAACACTGGCGCCACAGTTTCTTTATCGCAAGCGACTTTAGCAATTGCCCTTCTGCGAGGGAATAGGTTTCTGACCTTCGGTAATCATAGCAACTCATATCATAGCTAGCTAGTGCCAAGGAACCTTGCAATTGATACAAAATAAGTGATGGCATTTCATGCACTTCCTGCCTCCCACAATAGCAAAAGAAGCCTTAGTATGTTGCAAGACCTCATTTTTGGACATCAATGCAGAACACCTCGGAATTCCTACCTCCCatgtagtatagccgcccggctatactctttaaatatagtgggatcctttttatttatttatttatttattttctctgattttcttttatcaatAAGAGTAGTTTAAAGCATTATCCATTAATATTAGGCCATTACGCGAGTCTTCATTGttcccttttgatttttttacttttccagagttattacccgtataaagaatttagcattttaCCGTTTAATActtgtattatacacatacgtACTTACTTTTCAATAATACTTCCATTTTCCATACATGTCTTAAAGACTTGGCAAAatacacattaaaaaaaacaaactatGTATTGTACTCGTACatacgtatttttcatgtttgataCACGTGGTTTTTaccaaattttcaataatacacacaaaattcacgtattatacacgtaattttcacatattattgaataaaaataatatatatttaaatattatatagtgaccGAACTTTTTAATTCAGTTGTaacttgccaaaattttgctgAATAAACCACATACGTATTTTTCCAGTTCCATATTTTACTAACTATGAAAGAATTTAAGAGGCTAAGACTATTTCTTACTTATTATAAGAAAAATGCAAGATGGTGATTTTGCAATCTCTTTGCTAACCAgaacaacaatttcaaacaaagtTTTATGGGTATAGTAGTAAGAGAGGTGGTAATATTCTTCATGGAAATTGCGAAACTCTAAGAGTATCCGCAATGGGCTTCCTAAACCACCTcctagacaaattttagggagtaattagaaaaatacaactttaaccatgctccctatccatctcctaaaataaggagacctctaggagctcctaaatatgaggagagagaaaggactcctagtggctccccataatttaatgttgttttgttttatgcatattttaaaattttaatttggtaaTGCTACGGACACCAACtcttttttcaacttttgaaaaaataattatagtacTTATGACTCCTTAAACTAGGGAATATAAttaaagtttaaattttatagatagctcctataatagcttttatatatttttagttaaatttcaACTAAATAATAGGGAACATAATTGTAGAAGCTTAAAGTTGTGCAAAAGAAGCTTTTGCACAATACAAatggtattttaaaaaaaagtataatctAAGCCTAACAAAACATgctgattttttaaatttacaaaaatgCCTTTGATTTAGTGGTCACGTGCAATGCATGGGACTTACTTTTACAGGAATTCTTAGCACAAGTTGAGTTAATGTCTTTAATTTGCATAcatctcaaaattttaaaatacgAATTGATGTGAcaatatttcatttgttttctgtACGAACTTATTATAGACCTATTTATTCAcaataaacaagaaattatCATATTAATTGGTAACTAAAAATTAGGGAATTATGTAACAATTgtctataatattattttatgaaaagtAATTATGCCTAGATAAAACCTTCAACAGAGTTTAGGGACAATTTGTGTTACTTGGCCTTTTAAGGAAGAAAACAATCAACCAACCGCTATGTAAATGGGCTTCTGATCGTCATCGTTGACCAGTTGACACGTGACAAACGACGAGTGATGAACATTCCAGCCAGAGTTGCAGCCTCGCTTCCCCTACTCGCCTCTCCTTTGCTTCCCTCCTCCTCTCTGAGTCTCCAGAGCTTCTGCTCTTTAATCTCTCACCACCGTCAgtcagtttctctctctctctctctctctctctctctctctctctctctctctctctctaagcttacaaatataaagaaaaaaacaaacatatttCAACTtaactgttttctttttcttcttctttttgtttaggCGTGCGCAAATTGGGTTTAGTGCCAACAGTGCAGAGTAGGAGATTGAGACGCTGCGTAGAAGAGAAAATGGCTTGGAGTTTAGAGAAGTGCGATGCGGGAGTTGAAACCGAGTTGGGGGTAGTTCGACCGGCCACCGGAGCTCACACTGAAGAGGCAGTTGAAGCACTCAGAGCCGGCAAAGTCATTGCAGTCCCCACCGATACACTTTACGGCTTCGCTTGCGATGCTTGGTATGACAATCTATCCAATGCATTGTACCTGTTTGTTAAAATTCCTCAGTGTCTGAATTGTTGTTTCTGAGATATTGGTTTGTTTAAAGGAAGTGCTCTTATTCTTGTTATGATGATTACAAgaaaacccatcttcttcttttttgtgtgtaattttgTAACCTTGTAATGGTGGAGAATAATTGCAGTTCTTTGGAAGCAGTGAATCGGATATATGAGATTAAAGGACGTAAACATACAAGTCCTCTTGCAATTTGTGTTGGGGATGTGCCAGACCTTAAGCGGTTTGCTGCCACAGAACACTTGCCCCATGGCTTACTTGAGAATCTCCTTCCAGGACCTGTTACTCTTGTACTAAACCGAggtataaagaaagaaaggaaattgtTGTATTCAAGTataatttatctttttgaTATACACTACCATTTGACTGATGCTGCAAACCCATgggattggtttggttttcagCTTGATATCTTTCACATTCAGTTTTGAATGAGAAAAGCTAGTTTGGGTATTTTGCAGGGGAGTCGAGTATTCTTGAGAAGTCTCTGAACCCAGGATTGGATAGTATAGGAGTCCGGGTGCCTGACTGTAACTTCATCAGGGACATTGCCCGCAGACTGGGAAGTGCATTGGCCCTTACAAGCGCAAACCTAAGCGGGCAGCCAAGTAGTGTTTCCATCAAAGATTTTGAGAACCTCTGGGAACATTGTGCATATGTTTACAATGGTGGTGTGCTTCCTTCAGGCCGTGCAGGCTCAACAGTCGTGGACCTCACCAGGCTAGGCAAGTACAAGATTCTTCGACCTGGAAGGTAAGCATCCAGTTGACACAGTACCTTGCCTATAAAGTAATGgctgagaaaaagaaattgtatgaCATTAGTGTTATGGTTTTGTTATTTAAATCTAGGATAAGTTGTCAAGGAAATTATAGTTAGCATCTTATAAAGAGGAATTTTCCTGAGGAGGGGGTGGCGTCTGATTATAAAGCACTTTAGCCGAAGTTTGTATAGTACTCACATAGAGATGACAGTTATAAactaagaattcctattttttatgtattttctaTTGTTGAATTAACAAAGTGGGTGGAATGGATATCTATAAGGTTTGTAGATGTTTCTTTCTGTATTAGATAAATATTGACCCCTGCACAAAGCATGTAAGGAACAATTTTCTTAAAATGTTCAatattcatttatatatatattcctaaTTTTTGAACTGCAAATGCTAAATATGTTAAGGATTGTTTAGACGGATCAGTGTGGAAAATGTCTGTCTTTAGATACGTCTCTTTTATATCctgttctttatttttctttgggcATGCAAATCATTTATTTAGTACACTCTATCTGTGTGTCCATTAGTCTGCTGGTATTAACTGTGCTCTGTTTTGGCATTGCAGTGCAAAGGAAGAGACTGTTGCAATCCTTGAAATGCATTCTCTTGAGGAAGAAGGAGCAGCTACTTAAAACCACATGCATACAACTTCCAtgatatatatgatataaacTAAATCATTTGATGATTAATATGAGTGGTGGCTGGAATAGGTGAAACTATGGTTCTAAAAACGAGACTGCGACCTGACCGGCTCGTAGGTATGATTCGATTTTACACTTAATAAAATCAGGAGTGAAgtgaatttataattttagaattctttttctttggaatttttatatggattgaagtgaTTGTAGTAGTATTTTTAATCAAGTTACTGGTtgaatataaaatcatttaccACTAATTTGATAGGAGTTTTATATTTATCTATTTACTCCAAATGATGAAGATCATAAGTATAGATGTTTCTATTTATATTCAGAGAAATACTAGCAACattctctctaaccttctcctttggaccttctctttttttttgcttaacatgtgtcattctccttacacttaaaacaatgtcattaatatattatacaagttAACTTTTGCTTGCCAATtgtacccttattaaatgtattcaatttattcaaataaatttcacaactttcttaccatcattttttttaacacttaaaacaatgtcattaatatattatacaagttAACTTTTGCTTGCCAactttacccttattaaatgtattcaatttattcaaataaatttcacaactttcttaccatCATTTTTGGTTAacgtcaattatttttttcaagaaaatgtctaattttttcaaaaaatagaaaatgtccgtttgtttttaaaacacaaaggacttatttatttatttataataaaaatatctaAACCCTTTgtgtttaaaaattaaaattaaaaaaaaaactagacgTTTCCTCTTAAaagcatatattttctttaaaaaaataatttatgttagaaaaaaattaatatgatagtaagaaaattcagaaatttttttggataaattgaatacatttaataagggtaaacttggaaagcaaaagttagcttgtataatatattaatgacattgttttaagtgtaaggagaatgacacatgtcaagcaaagaa
Protein-coding regions in this window:
- the LOC18774294 gene encoding yrdC domain-containing protein, mitochondrial isoform X1 — its product is MNIPARVAASLPLLASPLLPSSSLSLQSFCSLISHHRVRKLGLVPTVQSRRLRRCVEEKMAWSLEKCDAGVETELGVVRPATGAHTEEAVEALRAGKVIAVPTDTLYGFACDACSLEAVNRIYEIKGRKHTSPLAICVGDVPDLKRFAATEHLPHGLLENLLPGPVTLVLNRGESSILEKSLNPGLDSIGVRVPDCNFIRDIARRLGSALALTSANLSGQPSSVSIKDFENLWEHCAYVYNGGVLPSGRAGSTVVDLTRLGKYKILRPGSAKEETVAILEMHSLEEEGAAT
- the LOC18774294 gene encoding yrdC domain-containing protein, mitochondrial isoform X2, whose product is MAWSLEKCDAGVETELGVVRPATGAHTEEAVEALRAGKVIAVPTDTLYGFACDACSLEAVNRIYEIKGRKHTSPLAICVGDVPDLKRFAATEHLPHGLLENLLPGPVTLVLNRGESSILEKSLNPGLDSIGVRVPDCNFIRDIARRLGSALALTSANLSGQPSSVSIKDFENLWEHCAYVYNGGVLPSGRAGSTVVDLTRLGKYKILRPGSAKEETVAILEMHSLEEEGAAT